From a single Rosa rugosa chromosome 7, drRosRugo1.1, whole genome shotgun sequence genomic region:
- the LOC133722818 gene encoding uncharacterized protein LOC133722818 — MRRESANMIYGLYFVSCICAVTKDKCCCLRPGTCFFTSVFAYKDLFWLKKRYWKLSLLVHPDKCSHPQANQAFVKLNKAFKELQDPEKRRALDEKIELREKQERFIVELRAMREAAMWRKMQGISMEGDEELLAGDVIGVKAARKRDEWMTELPPERKHGMSKMQSTMFSRSAKQGRGDTSGWTDAPSERAWKAKMEYLQAYNEFASLASNEEERKRSLEAELMDNYKKDKRSKSLLQKHQEEIRAKRKYSKQQAEEEDWVGKHPYVEALGP; from the exons ATGAGGAGGGAATCGGCCAACATGATTTatggattatattttgtttcCTGCATTTGTGCAGTAACAAAAGACAAATGCTGTTGCTTACGGCCGGGGACTTGTTTCTTCACTTCTGTATTTGCTTACAAGGATTTG TTTTGGCTCAAGAAAAGGTACTGGAAGTTGTCACTTTTGGTGCACCCTGATAAATGCTCACACCCTCAAGCCAACCAAGCATTTGTGAAGCTGAACAAGGCCTTTAAAGAACTACAGGATCCGGAGAAGCGGAGAGCGCTGGATGAGAAGATTGAGCTCAGGGAGAAGCAGGAGAGATTCATTGTTGAGTTGAGGGCAATGCGGGAAGCAGCAATGTGGAGAAAGATGCAGGGGATTTCCATGGAGGGTGATGAGGAGCTACTGGCAGGTGATGTGATTGGTGTTAAAGCGGCACGAAAAAGAGATGAGTGGATGACAGAGCTTCCACCGGAGAGGAAACATGGTATGAGTAAAATGCAATCGACAATGTTTAGCAGGAGTGCTAAACAAGGGCGTGGGGATACCAGTGGATGGACTGATGCTCCTTCTGAAAGAGCTTGGAAAGCTAAGATGGAGTACTTACAAGCCTATAATGAGTTTGCATCACTTGCTTCGAATGAGGAGGAGCGGAAGAGGAGTTTAGAGGCAGAGTTGATGGACAATTACAAGAAAGATAAACGATCGAAATCATTGCTGCAAAAGCACCAAGAGGAGATTAGAGCGAAGAGAAAATACTCCAAGCAACAGGCAGAGGAGGAAGACTGGGTGGGGAAACATCCGTACGTGGAAGCCTTGGGACCGTGA